The Aspergillus nidulans FGSC A4 chromosome VII nucleotide sequence ATAGAAGTATCAACAGACCTTGATGCATCTGTCACCGACAGCAGCGTCCCCTTCACCGAGTCGCCAGTAGCCCGCGGacaggaggaggaagacaagaAGCAGGGACAGGAAGATGAGCGTGTAGACGACGTTGGTGCGAGTCGCGCAGAGCAGGAAGATCAGCATTAGAACGGCCATAGTTATGAAGAGGAATGCTGAAAGTATTTAAACTAGTTAGAGCGGCAGGTGGAGGTTGACTGAACTCGATATTGACAGACGTACCGTATGTATTCATAAAGCTAGCGCTCGTGAGACCGGCAGTTGTACTAGTCGCGGACGAGGAGTACGGTGCTAAGACAAGTATTAGGGTAAAGCAATGAATGCCACCAAGGCAAAAGATCTTACCGGCTGCGTTGAATGAGGGAATCATTGTAGCTGCGAACGCAAACCAGAACCCGCCTGTTGAGAGATAATGAAAATCAGAAGCAAGAACAAGCGGTAGCAATGGCTTGAAGGCCAGACTAACGCACCAATAGTTCCGAACACCACACAGGGGAATGTATTTCCAAGGATAAACTCGAGGATACTCGTGATGAGCAGTAGAAGTCCGCCAAGGAAGATAATCGGCCCACTGTTCTCGTTAGCTGTATCGCCTTGTAACATACAAGGCTATGCATTGAGTATCTGGACCATACTTACATGAAAGCAATTCCGTTACCGCTCGAGCCCCTCCAGGCCATCAGGCAGCAGGAGAGGGGGGTAGTGGTAATGACAAAGCCCCCTAGTGCCCTGAAGAATGGAAACTCGTGCGTTAGTTCACCGAGTGAGTGTCTGGGGACATGCAGAATGCTCACAATGGAGTTGGATTGCCGACTTTCCTAGCCAGGCTGGGCTGCTGGCGCATCATTGGGGACAGATACAGCTTTTCGAATTGCTCCGCAGAGAGGGTGATAGAGGACGGTATCGTGGAGAGATGATGGCCCTTGGCCTCACCGTTACTGATCTCGGTAGTCATTTCTGCTGTTTCTGGGCTCAATGCTTTGGTATCTcaaaggagaggagaagcgtCCGTGGAAGGCAGGAAGACCTACAAGACCTGGCACTCAGAAAGAGGGCGGTTGCTCTTAAGTGTAGGGCTGCGCAGGGGAGGAACTCTGGGGTTGTCAAATGCGGCAGACGGAAATCTACATTAGCAGCGTCAATCCACCCCCTTTTGGTGAACCATAAAGGGGCTAGTCTACCCCAGCTTCGAATCAGAATAATATAAATGCG carries:
- a CDS encoding ethanol catabolism transcriptional activator alcS (transcript_id=CADANIAT00007874) — encoded protein: MTTEISNGEAKGHHLSTIPSSITLSAEQFEKLYLSPMMRQQPSLARKVGNPTPLALGGFVITTTPLSCCLMAWRGSSGNGIAFIGPIIFLGGLLLLITSILEFILGNTFPCVVFGTIGGFWFAFAATMIPSFNAAAPYSSSATSTTAGLTSASFMNTYAFLFITMAVLMLIFLLCATRTNVVYTLIFLSLLLVFLLLSAGYWRLGEGDAAVGDRCIKGAGASLFVASLLGFYLLIAQLFDAVGLPITLPVGDMERFWPRSQK